The following coding sequences are from one Brienomyrus brachyistius isolate T26 chromosome 2, BBRACH_0.4, whole genome shotgun sequence window:
- the rpl35 gene encoding 60S ribosomal protein L35: protein MAKIKARDLRGKKKEELLKQLEDLKVELSQLRVAKVTGGAASKLSKIRVVRKSIARVLTVINQTQKENLRKFYKGKKYKPLDLRPKKTRALRRRLNKHEENLRTKKMQRKERLYSIRKFAVKA from the exons ATG GCGAAGATCAAGGCCCGAGACCTGCGTGGTAAGAAGAAGGAGGAGCTGCTGAAGCAGCTGGAGGACCTGAAGGTGGAGCTGTCTCAGCTGCGGGTCGCCAAGGTTACCGGCGGGGCTGCATCCAAGCTCTCGAAGAT CCGTGTGGTCCGGAAGTCCATCGCCAGAGTCCTGACTGTCATTAACCAGACCCAGAAAGAGAACCTGCGGAAATTCTACAAG GGCAAGAAGTACAAGCCCCTGGACCTGAGGCCCAAGAAGACACGGGCCCTGCGCCGGCGCCTGAACAAGCACGAGGAGAACCTGAGGACAAAGAAGATGCAGCGGAAAGAGCGGCTGTACTCCATCCGCAAGTTCGCCGTCAAGGCATGA
- the LOC125716693 gene encoding actin-related protein 2/3 complex subunit 5-like protein isoform X2, whose protein sequence is MARNTLSSRFRRVDIDEYDENKFVDDQEEAAENQGPDAAEVDDLIRQGDMMTAFHTALRNPPINTKNAAVKEKAQATVLRVLTSFRSSEIETAVRSLDRNGVDLLMKYIYRGFEKPTENSSVMLLQWHEKAFAVGGLGSIVRVLTARKTV, encoded by the exons ATGGCGAGAAACACGCTTTCATCGCGGTTCCGACGGGTCGACATCGACGAATATGACGAAAACAAGTTCGTAGACGATCAGGAGGAGGCGGCGGAGAACCAGGGGCCGGACGCCGCCGAGGTCGACGACCTTATTCGACA AGGAGACATGATGACTGCCTTTCACACTGCACTAAGGAACCCACCCATCAACACCAAGAATGCCGCTGTGAAG GAGAAGGCACAGGCGACGGTGCTCAGGGTCCTCACGTCGTTCCGGAGCAGCGAGATCGAGACGGCCGTCCGCTCCTTGGACAGGAACGGCGTGGACTTGTTGATGAAGTACATCTACAGGGGATTTGAGAAGCCCACGGAAAACAGCAGCGTAATGCTCCTGCAGTGGCATGAAAAG gctttcGCAGTGGGTGGTTTAGGATCCATCGTGCGAGTTCTCACTGCACGAAAGACCGTTTAA
- the LOC125716693 gene encoding actin-related protein 2/3 complex subunit 5-like protein isoform X1 yields MARNTLSSRFRRVDIDEYDENKFVDDQEEAAENQGPDAAEVDDLIRQYPLRGQSETWLAGRLVAQGDKLVQGDMMTAFHTALRNPPINTKNAAVKEKAQATVLRVLTSFRSSEIETAVRSLDRNGVDLLMKYIYRGFEKPTENSSVMLLQWHEKAFAVGGLGSIVRVLTARKTV; encoded by the exons ATGGCGAGAAACACGCTTTCATCGCGGTTCCGACGGGTCGACATCGACGAATATGACGAAAACAAGTTCGTAGACGATCAGGAGGAGGCGGCGGAGAACCAGGGGCCGGACGCCGCCGAGGTCGACGACCTTATTCGACAATATCCTTTGCGGGGGCAGAGTGAAACCTGGCTGGCAGGTCGCTTAGTGGCACAGGGGGATAAACTTGTACAAG GAGACATGATGACTGCCTTTCACACTGCACTAAGGAACCCACCCATCAACACCAAGAATGCCGCTGTGAAG GAGAAGGCACAGGCGACGGTGCTCAGGGTCCTCACGTCGTTCCGGAGCAGCGAGATCGAGACGGCCGTCCGCTCCTTGGACAGGAACGGCGTGGACTTGTTGATGAAGTACATCTACAGGGGATTTGAGAAGCCCACGGAAAACAGCAGCGTAATGCTCCTGCAGTGGCATGAAAAG gctttcGCAGTGGGTGGTTTAGGATCCATCGTGCGAGTTCTCACTGCACGAAAGACCGTTTAA